The Chiroxiphia lanceolata isolate bChiLan1 chromosome 4, bChiLan1.pri, whole genome shotgun sequence genome contains a region encoding:
- the HOPX gene encoding homeodomain-only protein isoform X1, translating into MVRQLSWALLACGCCMPGPIALPQEKMATEKPVTPTEEQLEILEYNFCKVNKHPDPTTLCLIAAETGLSEEQTLKWFKQRLAEWRKSEGLPSESGSVRD; encoded by the exons ATGGTGAGACAGCTCAGCTGGGCACTGTTGGCGTGCGGTTGCTGTA tgcctggCCCCATAGCCCTGCCCCAGGAGAAGATGGCCACGGAAAAGCCAGTGACTCccactgaggagcagctggagatcCTGGAGTACAACTTCTGCAAGGTGAACAAGCATCCTGACCCCACTACGCTGTGCCTCATCGCGGCTGAGACTGGACTCTCCGAGGAGCAGACCCTG AAATGGTTCAAGCAGCGCCTGGCAGAGTGGAGGAAGTCTGAAGGGCTGCCCTCAGAAAGCGGGTCTGTCAGGGACTAG
- the HOPX gene encoding homeodomain-only protein isoform X2: MATEKPVTPTEEQLEILEYNFCKVNKHPDPTTLCLIAAETGLSEEQTLKWFKQRLAEWRKSEGLPSESGSVRD; this comes from the exons ATGGCCACGGAAAAGCCAGTGACTCccactgaggagcagctggagatcCTGGAGTACAACTTCTGCAAGGTGAACAAGCATCCTGACCCCACTACGCTGTGCCTCATCGCGGCTGAGACTGGACTCTCCGAGGAGCAGACCCTG AAATGGTTCAAGCAGCGCCTGGCAGAGTGGAGGAAGTCTGAAGGGCTGCCCTCAGAAAGCGGGTCTGTCAGGGACTAG
- the THEGL gene encoding testicular haploid expressed gene protein-like, translating to MAAAGPIRVSYSSVYSHTRIRVLAEPKQVAYESSPRLEWGNQETICPLSWGAMTAWPCSRITLLSKSKKDFCEHQRSYRSVIGGRPPLVKFAYPSERLLKLSEPKKFHPASLQQRSPEWPVSLSALTYNASPRILELARPKLLHPEFVPPREVPTQVPTPATLASASARLEHLAEPCVRQVTCCYKHSYPESVIRPVSKSAQQAVASPRTIELARPKKLHSKYTAPRDPQWPVSEAAKRAVATPRIVELAQPGKRPPMGLAQFNLDAFRVKETAMKATCSDRIRELARPVQR from the exons GATACGTGTACTTGCAGAACCCAAGCAAGTAGCTTATGAAAGCAGTCCCAG GCTTGAGTGGGGAAACCAAGAGACTATCTGCCCTCTATCATGGGGGGCTATGACAGCTTGGCCGTGTTCAAGAATAACGTTACTGTCCAAGTCCAAGAAAGACTTTTGCGAGCACCAGCGAAG CTACAGATCAGTGATCGGTGGGCGTCCCCCGCTAGTGAAGTTTGCCTACCCTTCTGAGCGGCTGCTGAAGTTGTCTGAACCTAAAAAATTCCACCCGGCTTCCCTGCAACAAAG ATCCCCCGAGTGGCCCGTGTCACTATCTGCACTGACCTATAATGCCTCCCCACGGATCCTCGAGCTTGCCCGGCCAAAGTTGCTGCATCCAGAGTTCGTTCCGCCCAGAGAG GTGCCAACACAGGTTCCAACTCCTGCGACCTTGGCCAGCGCATCCGCGCGGTTAGAGCATCTGGCAgagccctgtgtcaggcaggTGACCTGCTGCTATAAACACAGCTATCCTGAATCTGTCATTCGTCCG GTTTCCAAGTCAGCTCAGCAGGCAGTTGCGAGCCCTCGGACCATTGAGCTGGCTAGGCCAAAGAAACTGCATTCTAAGTACACGGCCCCGCGGGATCCTCAGTGGCCAGTGTCAGAGGCTGCCAAGCGTGCAGTGGCTACACCAAGAATTGTGGAACTGGCCCAGCCTGGCAAAAG GCCTCCTATGGGCTTGGCTCAATTCAACCTAGATGCATTCAGAGTGAAGGAGACTGCTATGAAGGCAACTTGTTCTGATCGGATCCGAGAACTAGCTCGCCCAGTTCAGCGCTAA